One genomic region from Pseudorca crassidens isolate mPseCra1 chromosome 11, mPseCra1.hap1, whole genome shotgun sequence encodes:
- the LOC137202681 gene encoding LOW QUALITY PROTEIN: keratin, type II cuticular Hb4-like (The sequence of the model RefSeq protein was modified relative to this genomic sequence to represent the inferred CDS: substituted 1 base at 1 genomic stop codon), with product MRDTVTPCRSDTVSSGRRVGSFSSCSAMPPQNLNHFRASSVSCRSGPRFQGLSSFGSVIRFGSCSPRIVAVCPRPIRYGVGLGSGSGMAFGFGDGSGAGLGFGAGSGLGHGFGGPGFGYQVGGAGVPAAPSITAVTVNQXLLTHLSLEIDPNAQRVKRDEKEQIETLNNKFASFIDKVLTTAQPLGLG from the coding sequence GACACCGTCACACCTTGCCGCTCCGACACAGTCAGCTCTGGTCGCCGTGTGGGCAGCTTCAGCTCTTGCTCAGCAATGCCCCCCCAGAACCTGAACCACTTCCGGGCCAGCTCTGTCTCCTGCAGGAGTGGGCCCCGCTTCCAGGGTCTTAGCAGCTTCGGCAGTGTCATCAGGTTTGGATCGTGCTCACCCCGGATAGTAGCTGTGTGCCCTCGGCCCATCCGCTACGGAGTTGGCCTTGGTTCTGGCAGTGGGATGGCCTTTGGCTTTGGTGATGGGAGTGGTGCTGGTCTGGGGTTTGGAGCTGGCAGTGGCCTCGGCCATGGCTTCGGCGGCCCTGGCTTTGGCTACCAAGTTGGAGGAGCTGGAGTGCCAGCAGCCCCGTCCATCACAGCAGTGACTGTTAACCAGTGACTGCTGACCCACCTCAGCCTGGAGATTGACCCTAATGCCCAGAGGGTGAAGAGGGATGAGAAGGAGCAAATTGAGACCCTCAACAACAAATTTGCCTCCTTCATCGACAAGGTACTTACGACAGCTCAACCTCTGGGTCTGGGATGA